A window from Gossypium raimondii isolate GPD5lz chromosome 7, ASM2569854v1, whole genome shotgun sequence encodes these proteins:
- the LOC105761878 gene encoding uncharacterized protein LOC105761878 — MEMESAGKSRKLDIQELEEIRNDAYENCRVYKEKKKAFHDKLITRKQFSTGQKVLLYDSTLKIFAVEIQSEETRKCFKVNGQQLKPFYENFQMHTVEEIALEEPRI; from the exons ATGGAGATGGAGTCTGCAGGAAAGTCTCGAAAGTTGGACATCCAGGAACTCGAGGAAATTAGAAACGATGCGTATGAAAATTGTCGagtttataaagaaaagaagaaggcaTTTCATGATAAGTTGATCACTAGGAAGCAATTTTCAACAGGACAAAAAGTTCTCCTATACGACTCCACCTTAAAAATTTTCGCTG TGGAAATTCAAAGCGAAGAAACCCGGAAGTGCTTTAAGGTGAATGGTCAACAACTGAAACCTTTTTACGAGAATTTTCAAATGCACACAGTTGAGGAGATTGCTCTCGAGGAGCCCAGAATTTGA
- the LOC105791724 gene encoding UDP-glycosyltransferase 76E2 isoform X2 gives MEEQQKSSHVVLVMVTFQGHINAALQLATILHSKGFSITIVHLELNSPKPSNYPEFTFVSIPDNLTESQLSDKDIPGLVRSVNKNCAAPLQRCLEKILHSHHHISAVIYDSFMFCAQPIVDDLGLPGVTLCTHSALGLLFYHVFPQLNEKDCISGLESPELQALQLQGFHALSSQNPTEAGLEVGAAFANALKSSSAIIVNSMEFLELEVLSKIKQYLPTPIFIVGPLHKLAPTMCNSLCTEDNKCISWLNKQAPKSVIYVSFGSIANIDKQELIETAWGLSNSKQPFLWVFRPSMDRGSEWTESLLNELEESVGERGFIVKWAPQKEVLAHAAVGGFWSHCGWNSTIESICEGVPMLCRPFFGDQILNACYICNVWKIGLELQNQERGNIERTIKRLMVDMEGNYIRKRAMDLKEKAAFYLMEDGSTSCSFDGLAKHISSV, from the exons ATGGAGGAACAACAGAAATCCAGTCATGTGGTGCTTGTTATGGTAACCTTTCAAGGCCACATAAATGCCGCTCTCCAGCTAGCTACTATCTTGCACTCAAAGGGCTTCTCAATCACTATAGTTCACCTTGAATTGAACTCTCCTAAGCCTTCAAACTACCCCGAATTCACCTTCGTATCCATACCAGATAATCTCACGGAATCTCAACTCTCAGATAAAGATATTCCAGGTCTTGTGAGGAGTGTCAACAAAAACTGTGCAGCACCATTACAGCGATGCCTCGAAAAGATCTTGCACTCTCATCACCATATCTCTGCTGTCATCTATGATTCATTCATGTTTTGTGCTCAACCTATAGTCGACGATTTGGGGCTACCCGGGGTAACTCTGTGTACACATTCTGCTCTAGGATTGCTATTCTATCATGTCTTTCCTCAACTTAATGAGAAAG ATTGTATATCTGGACTTGAATCACCAGAGCTTCAAGCTCTTCAGCTTCAAGGCTTTCATGCATTATCATCACAGAATCCGACTGAAGCAGGGCTGGAGGTGGGAGCTGCATTCGCAAATGCGTTGAAGAGCTCATCAGCTATAATTGTGAACTCAATGGAATTTTTAGAACTAGAAGTACTGTCAAAGATCAAACAATACTTACCTACTCCAATTTTCATCGTAGGACCATTACACAAATTAGCTCCAACCATGTGCAACTCATTATGTACTGAGGACAATAAATGCATCTCTTGGCTTAACAAACAAGCCCCCAAATCTGTCATCTATGTGAGCTTTGGTAGCATTGCCAATATTGATAAGCAAGAACTAATTGAGACAGCTTGGGGACTATCCAACAGTAAACAACCCTTCCTGTGGGTGTTTAGGCCTAGTATGGATCGTGGCTCAGAATGGACTGAATCATTGCTAAATGAGTTGGAAGAGAGTGTGGGAGAAAGAGGTTTCATTGTGAAATGGGCACCTCAAAAGGAAGTGTTGGCTCACGCTGCAGTGGGTGGATTTTGGAGTCACTGTGGGTGGAATTCAACCATTGAGAGTATTTGTGAAGGGGTACCGATGTTATGCAGACCTTTCTTTGGAGACCAAATCTTGAACGCATGTTACATCTGTAACGTTTGGAAAATAGGCTTGGAATTGCAGAATCAGGAAAGAGGGAATATAGAAAGAACAATAAAAAGACTAATGGTTGATATGGAAGGAAATTATATCAGAAAGAGAGCTATGGATTTGAAGGAGAAAGCTGCTTTTTATCTAATGGAGGATGGTTCTACAAGCTGTTCTTTCGATGGGCTAGCAAAACATATATCATCAGTTTAA
- the LOC105791724 gene encoding UDP-glycosyltransferase 76E2 isoform X1 — translation MEEQQKSSHVVLVMVTFQGHINAALQLATILHSKGFSITIVHLELNSPKPSNYPEFTFVSIPDNLTESQLSDKDIPGLVRSVNKNCAAPLQRCLEKILHSHHHISAVIYDSFMFCAQPIVDDLGLPGVTLCTHSALGLLFYHVFPQLNEKVCVADCISGLESPELQALQLQGFHALSSQNPTEAGLEVGAAFANALKSSSAIIVNSMEFLELEVLSKIKQYLPTPIFIVGPLHKLAPTMCNSLCTEDNKCISWLNKQAPKSVIYVSFGSIANIDKQELIETAWGLSNSKQPFLWVFRPSMDRGSEWTESLLNELEESVGERGFIVKWAPQKEVLAHAAVGGFWSHCGWNSTIESICEGVPMLCRPFFGDQILNACYICNVWKIGLELQNQERGNIERTIKRLMVDMEGNYIRKRAMDLKEKAAFYLMEDGSTSCSFDGLAKHISSV, via the exons ATGGAGGAACAACAGAAATCCAGTCATGTGGTGCTTGTTATGGTAACCTTTCAAGGCCACATAAATGCCGCTCTCCAGCTAGCTACTATCTTGCACTCAAAGGGCTTCTCAATCACTATAGTTCACCTTGAATTGAACTCTCCTAAGCCTTCAAACTACCCCGAATTCACCTTCGTATCCATACCAGATAATCTCACGGAATCTCAACTCTCAGATAAAGATATTCCAGGTCTTGTGAGGAGTGTCAACAAAAACTGTGCAGCACCATTACAGCGATGCCTCGAAAAGATCTTGCACTCTCATCACCATATCTCTGCTGTCATCTATGATTCATTCATGTTTTGTGCTCAACCTATAGTCGACGATTTGGGGCTACCCGGGGTAACTCTGTGTACACATTCTGCTCTAGGATTGCTATTCTATCATGTCTTTCCTCAACTTAATGAGAAAG TTTGTGTTGCAGATTGTATATCTGGACTTGAATCACCAGAGCTTCAAGCTCTTCAGCTTCAAGGCTTTCATGCATTATCATCACAGAATCCGACTGAAGCAGGGCTGGAGGTGGGAGCTGCATTCGCAAATGCGTTGAAGAGCTCATCAGCTATAATTGTGAACTCAATGGAATTTTTAGAACTAGAAGTACTGTCAAAGATCAAACAATACTTACCTACTCCAATTTTCATCGTAGGACCATTACACAAATTAGCTCCAACCATGTGCAACTCATTATGTACTGAGGACAATAAATGCATCTCTTGGCTTAACAAACAAGCCCCCAAATCTGTCATCTATGTGAGCTTTGGTAGCATTGCCAATATTGATAAGCAAGAACTAATTGAGACAGCTTGGGGACTATCCAACAGTAAACAACCCTTCCTGTGGGTGTTTAGGCCTAGTATGGATCGTGGCTCAGAATGGACTGAATCATTGCTAAATGAGTTGGAAGAGAGTGTGGGAGAAAGAGGTTTCATTGTGAAATGGGCACCTCAAAAGGAAGTGTTGGCTCACGCTGCAGTGGGTGGATTTTGGAGTCACTGTGGGTGGAATTCAACCATTGAGAGTATTTGTGAAGGGGTACCGATGTTATGCAGACCTTTCTTTGGAGACCAAATCTTGAACGCATGTTACATCTGTAACGTTTGGAAAATAGGCTTGGAATTGCAGAATCAGGAAAGAGGGAATATAGAAAGAACAATAAAAAGACTAATGGTTGATATGGAAGGAAATTATATCAGAAAGAGAGCTATGGATTTGAAGGAGAAAGCTGCTTTTTATCTAATGGAGGATGGTTCTACAAGCTGTTCTTTCGATGGGCTAGCAAAACATATATCATCAGTTTAA